A region of Plutella xylostella chromosome 29, ilPluXylo3.1, whole genome shotgun sequence DNA encodes the following proteins:
- the LOC105393483 gene encoding ATPase family AAA domain-containing protein 5 isoform X1: MIKINYVLSCFNIIYREVMSIALRTGPFIEDDEPCRHRRGKSILKAKENIVKPKCLRKKLKKYKLRKDGQEDPDVIDVSQTLIQSLKLKSPNRSETIDVDEYLERPKNYLFKMVRKKQSVLSETNGKRKERESECIKKSVTEHNVSEENMPVYEIKEKKQTNAFQLLMDSRNKSIGSNSPGKEKDTLEPESEEVKQKKLLKTKRNLALQKLAEAKGSLKKKEIEKLEEECIKQKMDKRAERLKNMIIKGNKKVEKQKKVKMTTKKLQVTSKIKHSACETIDIEVISEDSVTSVSELKLVSEKDTNPNDKNTVVNNQKARIIKEDEDFLKKLSPSMKKKENMLSYFKKIDKDPEPTPVLLINDEMEEESIIQTLKVKMTPNSKKKKKKRKLSLNNNMKINKAIDGTEINTTTVELTLNPKDELTVNPEEELTVKPEEGEVSNIKKEKPRKRKRKTDVEPIILSKGENPENLVNTVEGRPKRNVKKPIKYTDDMQLSSSDEELHILTPKKKKLIDHKTVMIDDSQFLKKSGISRDKSDTIKKQKLDSKCKGDKMKAKLAPIFVAKTQEDVAALEAKQKFLHSGIPDQLKKAIAYQKEQTIISSGFYPVVHVQQIIPADNLSAVPDFMKTSENNECMEKQVLYNDNDIKKFLCLDSTVNTKNTLVPTKCNDVPDTLHKIKLSYPEFPVYRTYKTLSCKSKGNNIDFNSLDMDNSSEVLNNSIDVKAEDPKSLSWTDKYKATSTKHIIGNFDSTNELKKWLITWSENNAAQKNSNEDSDSDFYNSDTDSRDNMRISNNLLVLTGPAGSGKTSSVYAVATELALKVIEVNVGTRRTGKILLQDLQEATQSHKVNRGKSCNGDSQNTQELFNNKKLNKLKGKKRSQVDSGLFSQRSEALSQNSQEEGRTAMSLILIDDADIVFEQDDGFISGIAQLVQCSKRPVILVTTSVSCSHLQRFLLGGNVVKMNPLSPRMLGTWLDIMCLADTGFCWPGSGAKFLDYFKGDMRKCINYLQYLVVSEAQQCRTSSTNVETEIVDAEDENSNFSWAGQELAEDKTEIRTNTTSCDGLWQYFTGNPSNNLFLSQPLDLLKVWWCIPNALEGEESTECKTRKTEKNRATNALEDIADVLDSISLADCMSFNIKPDAKVDVCSNPWSCTETDSVSEKESLEDVNNFYDLSSQISCELLKRSLDKANHSNLNRVDLQVPGLLEERKKEKIISRHQSLVNAVNPNSLLDRKSIALDYWATCRTICRIEQDKTDNVVKRNNRFCHYLKSVRVMCKNEVFNKLCESLKSADIES, from the exons atgataaaaatTAACTACGTGTTAAGctgttttaatattatttatcg GGAAGTGATGTCCATTGCTCTTCGAACAGGCCCTTTTATAGAAGATGATGAACCATGTAGACACAGAAGAGGTAAAAGTATCTTAAAAGCAAAAGAAAATATTGTGAAACCAAAGTGTCTCAGGAAAAAGCTAAAGAAATATAAACTCCGCAAAGATGGTCAGGAGGATCCTGATGTGATTGATGTATCACAGACCTTGATTCAGTCTTTAAAGCTAAAGTCGCCCAATCGATCAGAAACAATAGATGTGGATGAGTATTTGGAACGACcaaaaaattacttatttaaaatggtAAGAAAGAAGCAATCTGTACTCAGTGAAACTAAtggaaaaagaaaagaaagggAGTCagaatgtataaaaaaaagtgttaCCGAACATAATGTGTCTGAAGAAAATATGCCTGTTTATGAAATCAAGGAGAAGAAGCAAACAAATGCTTTTCAGCTACTAATGGACTCACGTAATAAAAGTATAGGTAGTAACTCTCCTGGAAAAGAAAAAGATACCCTAGAACCAGAATCAGAGGAAGTAAAGCAGAAAAAATTACTTAAGACAAAAAGAAATTTAGCTTTACAAAAGTTGGCTGAAGCAAAAGGTTCCTTgaagaagaaagaaatagAAAAACTTGAAGAAGAATGTATTAAGCAAAAGATGGATAAAAGGGCGGAAAGAttgaaaaatatgattatCAAAGGTAACAAAAAGGTTGAAAAGcagaaaaaagttaaaatgaCTACGAAAAAACTACAAGTTActagtaaaataaaacattccgCCTGTGAAACAATTGATATTGAAGTTATCTCTGAAGATTCTGTAACTTCTGTGTCAGAGTTAAAACTTGTTTCAGAAAAAGATACCAATCCAAATGATAAAAATACAGTAGTTAATAACCAAAAAGCAAGAATAATTAAGGAGGATGAAGATTTCTTGAAAAAGCTATCGCCATCCATGAAGAAAAAAGAGAACATGCTAAGTTATTTTAAGAAGATTGATAAAGATCCTGAGCCGACTCCTGTTTTACTAATAAATGACGAAATGGAAGAAGAAAGTATCATACAAAcactaaaagtaaaaatgaCGCCAAatagtaaaaagaaaaaaaagaaacgcaaacttagtctcaacaacaatatgaaaataaataaggcaATTGATGGTacagaaataaatacaacTACTGTAGAACTTACTCTCAATCCAAAAGACGAACTTACTGTTAATCCAGAAGAGGAACTTACTGTCAAGCCCGAAGAAGGTGAAGTGTCCAACATTAAAAAAGAGAAGCCTCGAAAACGTAAAAGAAAAACAGATGTTGAACCAATAATACTGAGTAAAGGGGAAAACCCTGAAAATCTAGTGAATACTGTTGAAGGGAGACCAAAGCGTAATGTAAAGAAACCAATTAAATATACAGATGATATGCAATTATCAAGTTCTGATGAAgaattgcatattttgacgcccaagaaaaaaaaactcattgaCCACAAAACAGTCATGATAGATGATTCACAGTTTCTAAAAAAGTCTGGCATTAGCAGAGATAAATCAGATACAATTAAGAAGCAGAAATTAGATTCCAAATGTAAAGGTGACAAAATGAAGGCAAAACTGGCCCCAATATTTGTTGCAAAGACTCAAGAAGATGTAGCTGCATTGGAAGCAAAACAAAAGTTCCTTCATAGTGGAATACCTGACCAGCTAAAGAAGGCCATAGCTTATCAAAAGGAACAAACCATTATTTCTAGTGGTTTCTATCCTGTAGTTCATGtccaacaaattataccagcagacaACCTATCTGCAGTCCCTGACTTTATGAAAACATCCGAAAATAATGAATGTATGGAAAAACAAGTGCTATATAATGACAATGACATAAAAAAGTTCCTCTGCTTAGACTCTACAGTGAACACGAAGAATACTCTTGTTCCTACTAAATGTAATGATGTTCCTGATACActccataaaataaaactcagCTATCCAGAATTTCCTGTATATCGCACATATAAAACTTTAAGTTGCAAAAGCAAAGGCAACAACATTGATTTTAACAGCCTGGATATGGATAATAGCTCAGAAGTATTAAATAACTCAATAGATGTAAAAGCTGAAGACCCTAAATCCTTGAGTTGGACAGATAAGTATAAAGCTACATCAACCAAGCACATAATAGGAAACTTTGACAGCACTAATGAGTTAAAGAAATGGCTTATCACTTGGTCAGAAAATAATGCGGCTCAGAAAAATAGTAATGAAGATTCTGATTCAGACTTTTACAATTCAGATACTGACAGCAGAGATAATATGAGAATTTCCAATAACCTACTTGTATTAACTGGTCCTGCAGGAAGTGGAAAAACTTCAAGTGTGTATGCTGTTGCGACAGAGTTAGCTTTAAAAGTTATTGAAGTTAATGTAGGTACCAGAAGAACAGGAAAGATATTGCTGCAAGATTTGCAGGAAGCTACACAATCCCATAAAGTCAACCGAGGTAAAAGTTGCAATGGAGATTCACAAAACACACAAGAACttttcaacaacaaaaagCTTAACAAACTTAAGGGCAAGAAGAGATCTCAAGTTGACTCAGGCCTATTTTCTCAGAGAAGTGAAGCTTTATCACAGAATAGTCAAGAAGAAGGCAGGACGGCAATGTCgcttattttaattgatgaTGCTGATATAGTGTTTGAACAAGATGATGGTTTTATATCTGGAATAGCTCAATTAGTTCAATGTTCAAAAAGGCCAGTTATACTTGTAACCACTTCAGTGTCATGCAGCCATTTACAGAGGTTTTTGCTGGGTGGTAATGTTGTTAAAATGAATCCACTTTCTCCCAGAATGCTGGGCACATGGCTTGACATCATGTGTTTGGCAGATACTGGCTTCTGTTGGCCAGGAAGCGGGGCTAAGTTCTTAGATTACTTCAAAGGAGATATGagaaaatgtataaattaccTGCAGTATTTAGTTGTCAGTGAGGCTCAGCAGTGCAGAACTTCTAGCACTAATGTAGAAACGGAAATAGTGGATGCAGAAGATGAAAACTCTAATTTTTCTTGGGCTGGCCAAGAATTGGCAGAAGACAAAACTGAAATTAGAACAAATACTACTTCCTGCGATGGCTTATGGCAATATTTCACAGGCAATCCCAGCAATAACTTGTTCCTCAGTCAACCACTAGATTTGTTAAAAGTTTGGTGGTGTATTCCTAATGCTCTAGAAGGAGAAGAAAGTACTGAATGCAAAACTAGAAAGACTGAAAAAAACAGAGCTACTAATGCTTTAGAAGATATTGCAGATGTATTAGACAGTATTTCTCTTGCAGACTGTATGAGTTTCAACATAAAACCTGATGCTAAAGTCGATGTTTGTTCTAATCCATGGTCTTGCACAGAAACAGATAGTGTATCAGAGAAAGAAAGTCTTGAGGATGTTAATAATTTCTATGACTTATCAAGTCAAATTTCCTGCGAATTACTCAAGAGATCTCTGGACAAAGCAAATCATAGCAATCTTAACAGAGTTGACTTACAAGTACCCGGACTCTTAGAAGAAAG GAAAAAAGAGAAGATAATATCAAGGCACCAGTCGTTAGTGAATGCTGTAAATCCAAACTCGCTGTTAGACCGAAAGTCCATTGCGCTGGACTACTGGGCCACGTGCAGAACCATCTGTAGAATAGAACAGGACAAGACTGATAATGTTGTCAAGAGAAACAACAGATTCTGCCACTACCTCAAGTCAGTGAGAGTGATGTGTAAAAACGAAGTGTTCAACAAACTATGTGAAAGTCTTAAATCTGCAGATATTGAGAGCTAA
- the LOC105393483 gene encoding ATPase family AAA domain-containing protein 5 isoform X2, translated as MSIALRTGPFIEDDEPCRHRRGKSILKAKENIVKPKCLRKKLKKYKLRKDGQEDPDVIDVSQTLIQSLKLKSPNRSETIDVDEYLERPKNYLFKMVRKKQSVLSETNGKRKERESECIKKSVTEHNVSEENMPVYEIKEKKQTNAFQLLMDSRNKSIGSNSPGKEKDTLEPESEEVKQKKLLKTKRNLALQKLAEAKGSLKKKEIEKLEEECIKQKMDKRAERLKNMIIKGNKKVEKQKKVKMTTKKLQVTSKIKHSACETIDIEVISEDSVTSVSELKLVSEKDTNPNDKNTVVNNQKARIIKEDEDFLKKLSPSMKKKENMLSYFKKIDKDPEPTPVLLINDEMEEESIIQTLKVKMTPNSKKKKKKRKLSLNNNMKINKAIDGTEINTTTVELTLNPKDELTVNPEEELTVKPEEGEVSNIKKEKPRKRKRKTDVEPIILSKGENPENLVNTVEGRPKRNVKKPIKYTDDMQLSSSDEELHILTPKKKKLIDHKTVMIDDSQFLKKSGISRDKSDTIKKQKLDSKCKGDKMKAKLAPIFVAKTQEDVAALEAKQKFLHSGIPDQLKKAIAYQKEQTIISSGFYPVVHVQQIIPADNLSAVPDFMKTSENNECMEKQVLYNDNDIKKFLCLDSTVNTKNTLVPTKCNDVPDTLHKIKLSYPEFPVYRTYKTLSCKSKGNNIDFNSLDMDNSSEVLNNSIDVKAEDPKSLSWTDKYKATSTKHIIGNFDSTNELKKWLITWSENNAAQKNSNEDSDSDFYNSDTDSRDNMRISNNLLVLTGPAGSGKTSSVYAVATELALKVIEVNVGTRRTGKILLQDLQEATQSHKVNRGKSCNGDSQNTQELFNNKKLNKLKGKKRSQVDSGLFSQRSEALSQNSQEEGRTAMSLILIDDADIVFEQDDGFISGIAQLVQCSKRPVILVTTSVSCSHLQRFLLGGNVVKMNPLSPRMLGTWLDIMCLADTGFCWPGSGAKFLDYFKGDMRKCINYLQYLVVSEAQQCRTSSTNVETEIVDAEDENSNFSWAGQELAEDKTEIRTNTTSCDGLWQYFTGNPSNNLFLSQPLDLLKVWWCIPNALEGEESTECKTRKTEKNRATNALEDIADVLDSISLADCMSFNIKPDAKVDVCSNPWSCTETDSVSEKESLEDVNNFYDLSSQISCELLKRSLDKANHSNLNRVDLQVPGLLEERKKEKIISRHQSLVNAVNPNSLLDRKSIALDYWATCRTICRIEQDKTDNVVKRNNRFCHYLKSVRVMCKNEVFNKLCESLKSADIES; from the exons ATGTCCATTGCTCTTCGAACAGGCCCTTTTATAGAAGATGATGAACCATGTAGACACAGAAGAGGTAAAAGTATCTTAAAAGCAAAAGAAAATATTGTGAAACCAAAGTGTCTCAGGAAAAAGCTAAAGAAATATAAACTCCGCAAAGATGGTCAGGAGGATCCTGATGTGATTGATGTATCACAGACCTTGATTCAGTCTTTAAAGCTAAAGTCGCCCAATCGATCAGAAACAATAGATGTGGATGAGTATTTGGAACGACcaaaaaattacttatttaaaatggtAAGAAAGAAGCAATCTGTACTCAGTGAAACTAAtggaaaaagaaaagaaagggAGTCagaatgtataaaaaaaagtgttaCCGAACATAATGTGTCTGAAGAAAATATGCCTGTTTATGAAATCAAGGAGAAGAAGCAAACAAATGCTTTTCAGCTACTAATGGACTCACGTAATAAAAGTATAGGTAGTAACTCTCCTGGAAAAGAAAAAGATACCCTAGAACCAGAATCAGAGGAAGTAAAGCAGAAAAAATTACTTAAGACAAAAAGAAATTTAGCTTTACAAAAGTTGGCTGAAGCAAAAGGTTCCTTgaagaagaaagaaatagAAAAACTTGAAGAAGAATGTATTAAGCAAAAGATGGATAAAAGGGCGGAAAGAttgaaaaatatgattatCAAAGGTAACAAAAAGGTTGAAAAGcagaaaaaagttaaaatgaCTACGAAAAAACTACAAGTTActagtaaaataaaacattccgCCTGTGAAACAATTGATATTGAAGTTATCTCTGAAGATTCTGTAACTTCTGTGTCAGAGTTAAAACTTGTTTCAGAAAAAGATACCAATCCAAATGATAAAAATACAGTAGTTAATAACCAAAAAGCAAGAATAATTAAGGAGGATGAAGATTTCTTGAAAAAGCTATCGCCATCCATGAAGAAAAAAGAGAACATGCTAAGTTATTTTAAGAAGATTGATAAAGATCCTGAGCCGACTCCTGTTTTACTAATAAATGACGAAATGGAAGAAGAAAGTATCATACAAAcactaaaagtaaaaatgaCGCCAAatagtaaaaagaaaaaaaagaaacgcaaacttagtctcaacaacaatatgaaaataaataaggcaATTGATGGTacagaaataaatacaacTACTGTAGAACTTACTCTCAATCCAAAAGACGAACTTACTGTTAATCCAGAAGAGGAACTTACTGTCAAGCCCGAAGAAGGTGAAGTGTCCAACATTAAAAAAGAGAAGCCTCGAAAACGTAAAAGAAAAACAGATGTTGAACCAATAATACTGAGTAAAGGGGAAAACCCTGAAAATCTAGTGAATACTGTTGAAGGGAGACCAAAGCGTAATGTAAAGAAACCAATTAAATATACAGATGATATGCAATTATCAAGTTCTGATGAAgaattgcatattttgacgcccaagaaaaaaaaactcattgaCCACAAAACAGTCATGATAGATGATTCACAGTTTCTAAAAAAGTCTGGCATTAGCAGAGATAAATCAGATACAATTAAGAAGCAGAAATTAGATTCCAAATGTAAAGGTGACAAAATGAAGGCAAAACTGGCCCCAATATTTGTTGCAAAGACTCAAGAAGATGTAGCTGCATTGGAAGCAAAACAAAAGTTCCTTCATAGTGGAATACCTGACCAGCTAAAGAAGGCCATAGCTTATCAAAAGGAACAAACCATTATTTCTAGTGGTTTCTATCCTGTAGTTCATGtccaacaaattataccagcagacaACCTATCTGCAGTCCCTGACTTTATGAAAACATCCGAAAATAATGAATGTATGGAAAAACAAGTGCTATATAATGACAATGACATAAAAAAGTTCCTCTGCTTAGACTCTACAGTGAACACGAAGAATACTCTTGTTCCTACTAAATGTAATGATGTTCCTGATACActccataaaataaaactcagCTATCCAGAATTTCCTGTATATCGCACATATAAAACTTTAAGTTGCAAAAGCAAAGGCAACAACATTGATTTTAACAGCCTGGATATGGATAATAGCTCAGAAGTATTAAATAACTCAATAGATGTAAAAGCTGAAGACCCTAAATCCTTGAGTTGGACAGATAAGTATAAAGCTACATCAACCAAGCACATAATAGGAAACTTTGACAGCACTAATGAGTTAAAGAAATGGCTTATCACTTGGTCAGAAAATAATGCGGCTCAGAAAAATAGTAATGAAGATTCTGATTCAGACTTTTACAATTCAGATACTGACAGCAGAGATAATATGAGAATTTCCAATAACCTACTTGTATTAACTGGTCCTGCAGGAAGTGGAAAAACTTCAAGTGTGTATGCTGTTGCGACAGAGTTAGCTTTAAAAGTTATTGAAGTTAATGTAGGTACCAGAAGAACAGGAAAGATATTGCTGCAAGATTTGCAGGAAGCTACACAATCCCATAAAGTCAACCGAGGTAAAAGTTGCAATGGAGATTCACAAAACACACAAGAACttttcaacaacaaaaagCTTAACAAACTTAAGGGCAAGAAGAGATCTCAAGTTGACTCAGGCCTATTTTCTCAGAGAAGTGAAGCTTTATCACAGAATAGTCAAGAAGAAGGCAGGACGGCAATGTCgcttattttaattgatgaTGCTGATATAGTGTTTGAACAAGATGATGGTTTTATATCTGGAATAGCTCAATTAGTTCAATGTTCAAAAAGGCCAGTTATACTTGTAACCACTTCAGTGTCATGCAGCCATTTACAGAGGTTTTTGCTGGGTGGTAATGTTGTTAAAATGAATCCACTTTCTCCCAGAATGCTGGGCACATGGCTTGACATCATGTGTTTGGCAGATACTGGCTTCTGTTGGCCAGGAAGCGGGGCTAAGTTCTTAGATTACTTCAAAGGAGATATGagaaaatgtataaattaccTGCAGTATTTAGTTGTCAGTGAGGCTCAGCAGTGCAGAACTTCTAGCACTAATGTAGAAACGGAAATAGTGGATGCAGAAGATGAAAACTCTAATTTTTCTTGGGCTGGCCAAGAATTGGCAGAAGACAAAACTGAAATTAGAACAAATACTACTTCCTGCGATGGCTTATGGCAATATTTCACAGGCAATCCCAGCAATAACTTGTTCCTCAGTCAACCACTAGATTTGTTAAAAGTTTGGTGGTGTATTCCTAATGCTCTAGAAGGAGAAGAAAGTACTGAATGCAAAACTAGAAAGACTGAAAAAAACAGAGCTACTAATGCTTTAGAAGATATTGCAGATGTATTAGACAGTATTTCTCTTGCAGACTGTATGAGTTTCAACATAAAACCTGATGCTAAAGTCGATGTTTGTTCTAATCCATGGTCTTGCACAGAAACAGATAGTGTATCAGAGAAAGAAAGTCTTGAGGATGTTAATAATTTCTATGACTTATCAAGTCAAATTTCCTGCGAATTACTCAAGAGATCTCTGGACAAAGCAAATCATAGCAATCTTAACAGAGTTGACTTACAAGTACCCGGACTCTTAGAAGAAAG GAAAAAAGAGAAGATAATATCAAGGCACCAGTCGTTAGTGAATGCTGTAAATCCAAACTCGCTGTTAGACCGAAAGTCCATTGCGCTGGACTACTGGGCCACGTGCAGAACCATCTGTAGAATAGAACAGGACAAGACTGATAATGTTGTCAAGAGAAACAACAGATTCTGCCACTACCTCAAGTCAGTGAGAGTGATGTGTAAAAACGAAGTGTTCAACAAACTATGTGAAAGTCTTAAATCTGCAGATATTGAGAGCTAA
- the LOC105393490 gene encoding cytochrome b-c1 complex subunit 2, mitochondrial isoform X1: MASKALKSPLVRHVTARGYAQAAPGVKKDLKVATAVAPNKVIAASLDNGSPLTRVTIAFKAGSRYEPQTELGLSHVLRSAAGLSTKNASGFITARKLGQMGASVSASGDREFIYYTLEATQEHALEALEQLNNMVSGQEFRPWELSDNTPRLKYDLAALPPQVRAVDLLHRAAYRRGLGNSLFVSPKRIGHVSSESLQHYAASTLLPTRCAVAVVGENMDKATLAAQALVLPNSAEAPTEATKYFGGELRKEMGGDLAHVALAVQGAPAGSSQALALAVAAKAFGHGPLVKWGSYNSPLAKAIGNIGPFAAAGFSVAYSDSGLFGVVLTVPKDEAKTAVSNAAKFLRGATLSADVIKAAKNQLKLQVLSEADDGASLAESLAAQCLYTGTAKSPLEIAASIDALSESDVSQAVSAAAKTKLSMGSAGNLAFVPYADEV, encoded by the exons ATGGCTTCAAAGGCACTTAAAAGCCCCCTCGTTCGTCATGTTACG gcTCGAGGTTACGCCCAGGCAGCCCCTGGAGTCAAAAAGGATCTGAAGGTTGCTACTGCTGTTGCCCCTAACAAAGTGATTGCCGCCTCACTGGACAATGGCTCTCCCCTCACCCGTGTCACCATCGCTTTCAA AGCTGGTTCCCGCTATGAGCCTCAGACTGAGCTGGGTCTGTCACATGTCTTGCGCTCAGCCGCCGGTCTGTCCACCAAGAATGCCAGCGGTTTCATTACCGCAAGGAAACTCGGCCAGATGGGAGCCTCTGTCAGTGCGTCTGGAGACAGGGAGTTCATCTATTACACCCTTGAA GCCACTCAGGAGCATGCGCTGGAGGCCCTGGAGCAGCTCAACAACATGGTGTCCGGGCAGGAGTTCCGCCCGTGGGAGCTGAGCGACAACACGCCGCGCCTCAAGTACGACCTGGCTGCTCTGCCTCCTCAG GTCCGCGCAGTCGACCTCCTCCACCGCGCCGCCTACCGCCGCGGGCTTGGCAACTCTCTCTTCGTGTCGCCGAAGCGCATCGGCCACGTCTCCTCCGAGTCGCTGCAGCACTACGCCGCCTCCACGCTGCTGCCCACACGCTGCGCTGTCGCCGTCGTCGGAGAGAACATG GACAAGGCAACTCTGGCTGCGCAGGCGCTGGTGCTGCCGAACAGCGCCGAGGCTCCCACAGAGGCCACCAAGTACTTCGGCGGTGAATTGAG GAAGGAGATGGGCGGAGACTTGGCTCACGTGGCCCTGGCGGTGCAGGGCGCGCCCGCCGGCTCGTCCCAGGCCCTGGCTCTCGCTGTAGCAGCTAAGG CTTTCGGCCACGGCCCGCTCGTCAAGTGGGGCTCCTACAACTCCCCGCTGGCCAAGGCGATCGGCAACATCGGCCCGTTCGCCGCCGCCGGCTTCAGCGTGGCCTACTCCGACAGCGGCCTGTTCGGCGTCGTGCTGACCGTGCCCAAGGATGAGGCTAAGACC GCGGTTTCGAACGCGGCCAAATTCCTCCGCGGCGCCACCCTGAGCGCTGACGTCATCAAGGCAGCCAAGAACCAGCTGAAGCTGCAAGTGCTGAGCGAGGCCGACGACGGTGCCTCCCTGGCCGAGTCTCTGGCGGCGCAGTGCCTGTACACCGGCACCGCCAAGTCGCCGCTCGAGATCGCTGCCAGCATCGACGCTCTGTCTGAGAGTGATGTGTCACAG
- the LOC105393490 gene encoding cytochrome b-c1 complex subunit 2, mitochondrial isoform X2, producing the protein MASKALKSPLVRHVTARGYAQAAPGVKKDLKVATAVAPNKVIAASLDNGSPLTRVTIAFKAGSRYEPQTELGLSHVLRSAAGLSTKNASGFITARKLGQMGASVSASGDREFIYYTLEATQEHALEALEQLNNMVSGQEFRPWELSDNTPRLKYDLAALPPQVRAVDLLHRAAYRRGLGNSLFVSPKRIGHVSSESLQRYAASTLLPTRCAVAVVGENMDKATLAAQALVLPNSAEAPTEATKYFGGELRKEMGGDLAHVALAVQGAPAGSSQALALAVAAKAFGHGPLVKWGSYNSPLAKAIGNIGPFAAAGFSVAYSDSGLFGVVLTVPKDEAKTAVSNAAKFLRGATLSADVIKAAKNQLKLQVLSEADDGASLAESLAAQCLYTGTAKSPLEIAASIDALSESDVSQAVSAAAKTKLSMGSAGNLAFVPYADEV; encoded by the exons ATGGCTTCAAAGGCACTTAAAAGCCCCCTCGTTCGTCATGTTACG gcTCGAGGTTACGCCCAGGCAGCCCCTGGAGTCAAAAAGGATCTGAAGGTTGCTACTGCTGTTGCCCCTAACAAAGTGATTGCCGCCTCACTGGACAATGGCTCTCCCCTCACCCGTGTCACCATCGCTTTCAA AGCTGGTTCCCGCTATGAGCCTCAGACTGAGCTGGGTCTGTCACATGTCTTGCGCTCAGCCGCCGGTCTGTCCACCAAGAATGCCAGCGGTTTCATTACCGCAAGGAAACTCGGCCAGATGGGAGCCTCTGTCAGTGCGTCTGGAGACAGGGAGTTCATCTATTACACCCTTGAA GCCACTCAGGAGCATGCGCTGGAGGCCCTGGAGCAGCTCAACAACATGGTGTCCGGGCAGGAGTTCCGCCCGTGGGAGCTGAGCGACAACACGCCGCGCCTCAAGTACGACCTGGCTGCTCTGCCTCCTCAG GTCCGCGCAGTCGACCTCCTCCACCGCGCCGCCTACCGCCGCGGGCTTGGCAACTCTCTCTTCGTGTCGCC GAAGCGCATCGGCCACGTCTCCTCCGAGTCGCTGCAGCGCTACGCCGCCTCCACGCTGCTGCCCACCCGCTGTGCTGTCGCCGTGGTTGGGGAGAACATG GACAAGGCAACTCTGGCTGCGCAGGCGCTGGTGCTGCCGAACAGCGCCGAGGCTCCCACAGAGGCCACCAAGTACTTCGGCGGTGAATTGAG GAAGGAGATGGGCGGAGACTTGGCTCACGTGGCCCTGGCGGTGCAGGGCGCGCCCGCCGGCTCGTCCCAGGCCCTGGCTCTCGCTGTAGCAGCTAAGG CTTTCGGCCACGGCCCGCTCGTCAAGTGGGGCTCCTACAACTCCCCGCTGGCCAAGGCGATCGGCAACATCGGCCCGTTCGCCGCCGCCGGCTTCAGCGTGGCCTACTCCGACAGCGGCCTGTTCGGCGTCGTGCTGACCGTGCCCAAGGATGAGGCTAAGACC GCGGTTTCGAACGCGGCCAAATTCCTCCGCGGCGCCACCCTGAGCGCTGACGTCATCAAGGCAGCCAAGAACCAGCTGAAGCTGCAAGTGCTGAGCGAGGCCGACGACGGTGCCTCCCTGGCCGAGTCTCTGGCGGCGCAGTGCCTGTACACCGGCACCGCCAAGTCGCCGCTCGAGATCGCTGCCAGCATCGACGCTCTGTCTGAGAGTGATGTGTCACAG